One stretch of Cryptococcus neoformans var. neoformans B-3501A chromosome 5, whole genome shotgun sequence DNA includes these proteins:
- a CDS encoding hypothetical protein (HMMPfam hit to Pkinase, Protein kinase domain, score: 310.5, E(): 2.4e-90), translated as MSTSTRRHVPDDKLANHKADPNAAANAGQVQERTTKGSSSSAPRKVRFNVGNNYHVVDVIGEGAYGVVASAVHRPSGTKVAIKKIAPFDHSMFALRTLRELKLLKYFAEEGVSENIISVLDIIKPPSYDTFKEVYLVQELLETDLHRVIRTQDLSDDHCQYFLYQTCRALKALHSAEIIHRDLKPSNLLLNANCDLKVCDFGLARSTQTAFPAEGNNQGFMTEYVATRWYRAPEVMLSFRMYTKSIDVWSVGCILAEMLSGKPLFPGKDYHNQLALILDVLGTPTIDEFHAITSKRSKDYIRSLPFRKKRTFESIYPSANPLAIDFLRKTLTFDPRKRYTVEQCLAHPYLDAYHDPEDEPSAKPLPPSFFEFDMMKDDISREELKRLLYEEIMGFRPVLEG; from the exons ATGTCAACGTCTACTCGCCGCCATGTCCCAGACGACAAGCTCGCCAATCACAAAGCTGACCCCAACGCAGCTGCAAACGCTGGCCAGGTGCAGGAGCGTACGACCAAgggttcttcttcctccgcccCTCGCAAAGTCAGGTTCAACGTCG GCAACAACTACCATGTAGTCGATGTCATTGGCGAAGGCGCCTATGGGGTAGTCGCTTCCGCCGTCCACCGCCCATCAGGTACCAAAGTAGCtatcaagaagattgcCCCGTTTGATCATTCAATGTTTGCGTTGAGAACATTGAGAGAGTTGAAGTTGTTGAAGTACTTTGCGGAGGAAGGTGTTAGTGAGAAT ATTATCTCAGTGCTGGATATCATCAAACCACCTTCTTACGATACTTTTAAAGAAG TCTACCTCGTCCAAGAACTTCTCGAAACAGATCTTCATCGCGTGATCCGAACCCAAGACCTGAGCGACGACCATTGTCAATATTTCTTATACCAAACATGTAGAGCTTTGAAGGCTTTGCATTCTGCTGAAA TCATCCATCGAGACTTGAAACCATCCAACCTCTTGCTCAATGCCAATTGTGATCTCAAAGTATGCGATTTCGGACTCGCACGGTCGACACAAACCGCCTTCCCGGCGGAGGGCAATAACCAGGGATTCATGACGGAGT ATGTCGCAACAAGGTGGTATAGAGCACCAGAAGTTATGCTTTCGTTTAGAATGTACACCAAGTCAATTGACGTATGGTCAGTGGGGTGTATACTCGCAGAGATGTTGAGTGGAAAACCCCTTTTCCCGGGGAAAGATTA CCACAACCAACTAGCTCTCATCCTTGATGTGTTGGGTACACCTACTATTGATGAATTTCATGCCATCACTTCAAAGAGGTCAAAAGATTATATCCGATCGTTGCC ATTccgaaagaagaggacgttCGAAAGTATTTACCCGAGCGCGAACCCGCTCGCTATCGATTTCTTGAGAAAGACACTTACTT TCGATCCCCGCAAACGGTACACAGTCGAACAATGTCTCGCCCACCCTTACCTCGACGCCTACCACGACCCGGAAGACGAACCGTCCGCGAAACCGCTCCCACCCTCGTTCTTTGAGTTTGATatgatgaaagatgatATTTCGAgggaagagttgaagagGCTGTTGTACGAGGAGATTATGGGGTTTCGTCCGGTTTTGGAGGGGTAG
- a CDS encoding hypothetical protein (HMMPfam hit to DAO, FAD dependent oxidoreductase, score: 158.7, E(): 1.2e-44) — MVKYDAVILGSGVLGLSIANELTLKGLKVAVVGKDLPEDLDSTGFASPWAGANWYSLAVNEAEQRRDQYTFEQFARLAKEVPHLCERRVYYYFWKGEDAWKEPWYKDVVFGYRMLKPEEVHAPFKYGVTYEAYTLNTPLYLLHLASTLRSVRVPILRARLSSLDEAYSLPQFGPVDLVINATGLGARSLLGVEDPTVFPAKGQTVLVRAPVKECYGLGDPLPQPGQKAYIIPRPGPDGHVILGGCYLPNDWSTNVDPDVAEEILKQCHTLCPRLDGKGGKGTWKDIEVIAHNVGLRPVREAGLRCEVEERVIGEKVKTGLATKGGKVGGGRKVGVVHAYGIGPAGYQASLGIAKEVSELVDGWMKKSSKKAKL; from the exons ATGGTAAAATACGACGCTGTCATCCTCGGTTCAGGAG TCCTAGGACTTTCAATCGCCAACGAACTCACTTTAAAAGGTCTTAAAGTCGCTGTGGTAGGCAAGGATTTACCTGAAGATCTGGATAGTACTGGGTTCGCTTCTCCTTGGGCT GGAGCGAACTGGTACTCACTTGCGGTCAACGAAGCTGAGCAACGTCGGGATCAATATACATTTGAACAGTTCGCTCGTCTAGCCAAGGAGGTGCCCCACCTTTGTGAGAGGCGTGTTTACTATTATTTTTGGAAAGGCGAAGACGCGTGGAAGGAGCCTTGGTACAAGGATGTGGTGTTCGGA TACAGGATGCTCAAACCTGAGGAAGTCCATGCCCCATTTAAATATGGTGTGACTTATGAAGCCTACACGCTCAACACTCCGCtctacctcctccaccttgcTTCTACCCTCCGCTCGGTGCGCGTCCCCATCCTCCGCGCCCGACTCTCCTCACTCGATGAAGCATACTCTCTCCCCCAATTTGGTCCTGTAGACTTGGTGATTAATGCTACCGGCCTGGGGGCGCGTTCCCTGCTTGGAGTCGAAGACCCTACCGTCTTCCCAGCGAAAGGACAGACAGTCCTCGTGCGCGCGCCGGTGAAAGAATGCTATGGCCTTGGAGACCCTCTCCCTCAACCAGGACAAAAGGCATATATCATCCCCCGTCCAGGGCCGGACGGACACGTCATTCTCGGCGGATGTTACCTCCCTAACGATTGGTCTACCAACGTCGATCCCGACGTCGCAGAGGAGATCCTTAAACAATGCCATACCCTCTGCCCGCGCTTGGATGGGAAGGGCGGAAAGGGCACATGGAAGGATATCGAGGTGATTGCGCATAATGTGGGGTTGAGGCCTGTACGTGAGGCCGGACTGAGAtgcgaggtggaggagagagtgATAGGGGAAAAAGTGAAGACAGGTTTGGCTAcgaagggagggaaggtAGGAGgtgggaggaaggttggCGTAGTGCATGCTTATGGGATTGGGCCGGCGGGGTATCAGGCGAGCTTGGGGATCGCAAAGGAGGTTAGTGAGTTGGTAGATgggtggatgaagaagagcagtaaaaaggcaaagcttTGA
- a CDS encoding hypothetical protein (Match to EST gb|CF190484.1|CF190484), translating to MPRPPEDPDVRNSKTLAYILRHGAEKEGLYIRSDGFIKLADVLARPKLKGVDEPTILHLVQTNAKKRFELFWGYDPSPPRPKKKPTQGKTKKQLQRDRETAAAAAASAAVAASGTGEGQEKGKEPDAATIDIIASSLASTNLTAPSSSLSINSTAPAPAQSSTSVDPPELPLISLPDPHTSASDSDANAKASASANSDNPKGEYFIRATQGHSIQLESTAHLEQVKDDEEGKRKVGLMVHGTRWELWDTLKEQGLQKMTRQHIHLAPGFSGPITPRPNSTLYIYLDLSKLVAAGIPVYVSANGVVLTPGSKGGENGEGAGVGKEFWRRAVRRKEGKRWVVWEDGREVEREELSGEE from the exons ATGCCCCGCCCGCCCGAAGACCCAGATGTGAGAAACAGCAAGACATTGGCGTACATCCTCCGCCACGGcgctgagaaggagggtcTCTATATCCGTTCCGATGGGTTTATCAAGCTTGCCGATGTC CTGGCAAGACCAAAACTTAAAGGCGTGGACGAAcccaccatcctccacctcgtGCAGACAAACGCTAAAAAGCGATTCGAGCTATTTTGGGGGTATGATCCCTCGCCGCCTagaccgaagaagaagcctaCGCAGGGGAAGACGAAAAAGCAGTTGCAGAGGGATCGTGAGACGGCGGCggccgctgctgcttctgctgctgttgctgcttcTGGGACAGGAGAGGGgcaagagaaggggaaggagcCCGATGCAGCGACGATAGACATTATCGCGTCTTCCCTTGCTTCCACGAACCTTACCGCAccatcgtcttctttgtctATAAACTCCACCGCGCCTGCCCCAGCCCAGAGTTCAACGTCAGTGGACCCTCCAGAACTCCCTCTCATTTCCCTTCCCGACCCACACACCTCTGCCTCCGATTCTGACGCCAACGCCAAAGCCAGCGCCAGCGCCAATAGTGACAACCCCAAGGGCGAATACTTTATTCGCGCAACGCAAGGCCACTCTATCCAGCTCGAGTCGACTGCACATCTCGAACAAgtgaaagatgatgaagaagggaaaagaaaggtaGGCTTGATGGTCCATGGCACGAGATGGGAGTTGTGGGATACGTTGA AAGAACAAGGTCTCCAAAAGATGACCCGCCAGCATATCCACCTCGCCCCTGGCTTCTCGGGCCCCATCACCCCTCGGCCCAACTCCACACTGTACATTTACCTCGACCTGTCCAAGCTTGTCGCCGCTGGGATCCCGGTGTATGTCAGTGCGAATGGGGTGGTGCTTACCCCTGGTTCCAAGGGCGGGGAGAATGGAGAGGGGGCAGGAGTGGGGAAAGAGTTTTGGAGAAGAGCGgtaaggaggaaagaggggaagaggtgggtTGTGTgggaggatgggagggaggtggagagggaagagttATCAGGTGAGGAGTAG